Below is a genomic region from Rosa chinensis cultivar Old Blush chromosome 5, RchiOBHm-V2, whole genome shotgun sequence.
aaaaaaaaaaaggctaattactgtttagtaccctgtggaaTGGGTCAAATGTCAATttagtccctcgactttcaatttcatcaaaaactccctcacactatcatttctcgtccaataggtccatctgttataattccgtcaatttcagttGTTTAGCTGATGACATGGCATTTCAAGTCTGCACAGGTGGGGCCCACACAGAAGTGAAATTCTCAAACTGACCCTGGCCAACcaaatatggaaaaatccaaaataaattccaGATTTTGAGGTTAGGGAGACTTGAACCCACACCAACACATATGCAAatgaaagccccaaccaccagaccacttgcatGGCGTTGCAATATTACAAACAAAAATGACATATGTATAAtagtttaaattttaaaaacacTTTGTCATCCTCCTTCTCCACctacctctctcctcctctcctcttgTTCTTCCTCTGTGCCTTCCCAGTTTGCGGGACTTGCTATGAGTATGAGCGCCGAGAAGGAAGCCAAGTTTGTCCGTCGTACAACCGTAGTATTCCGACGAGGATGAAGGAGACGGAGTGGAGTGATAAGTCGGTGGCGCGTAGTAGTGACGCGACGAGTGCGaagaccaagaagaagaagactgcgACGAAGACGAAGATTTGGATTTTTTGAACAAGCTTCCGCCGATGTGGGCCATCGGTGGCGGCGGACGAAGCTCGGAATCAACAAGAGGAACAAGAACAACACGGCGATAATGGCCGGATTTCTCAATGGCATGGCCGAGAATTTGgctctaaattttttattttttatttttggtttttgaattttttgagttaGAAAGAGGAAGGTGTAGTTATTTAAAGTCTGATATGATTCTATTAATGGTTGTGAGCTGTCGATGGTGCAGGTTGATGATTTCCCTCCTGAACAACATGCTTTGGTTCCTTCTTTCATGTCGTCGTTGCTTCTGGGTCTTTCATggcggaagaggaagaagaaaaggagaggaggagagaggtgggtggagaaAGAGGATGACAAAgtgtttttaaaatttaaactattatacatatattatttttgtttgtaataTTGCAACACCAttcaagtggtctggtggttcGAGCTTTCATTTGCATATGTGTTGGTGTGGGTTTGAGTCTCCCCAACCTCAAAATTTGGaatttattttagatttttccATATTTGGTTGGCCAGGGTCAGTTTGGGAATTTCATTTCCGTGTGGGCCCCACATGTGCTAACTTGGATTGCCATGTCATCAGCTAAACGACTGAAATTGACGAAATCATAACGGATGGACCTATTAGACGAGAAATGATAGTGTgcggtgtttttgatgaaattgaaagtcgaatgactgaattgatgttcgacCTATACCACAGgatactaaacagtaattagcccaaaaaaaaaaattttacctGATCGATGAGTTGTGTATGACAACATGTAATCAGCTGCATTCACCATATGAGTATATCACTCTCGAAAACTTTGGaaagaaatttaattttcttggCTCCACCTTTATGCAACTCAATATTATGATTTTGGTTTAATAAATCATTATCATGAGTCTACTCACAAACAGTCAAATATTACAGTCTCATACAGCTGGCGAAAACTTATTGGTTCATGCCTAAAGGCCAAAGCATATAATGAACGAATCTTGTTTcacaagaaaagaaattgattgACTTCCCATATCTGAGCAGTAAAACGCTATCTATCAAATCCATCTGAGTAATCAGCGCTATCTGCAAGGTTGGCTATGACCTGTGACCCAGTCAGCCACACCCATGAATTCCAGAAATTCGAGAATACAGTAATAATTCTTCTAAATCTCCACCTTCCTCACTAAGGAATTCAATTAGGGCAACATGTATATAAAGGAGGAAGGGGCATTGATTCGAGTGTGGTTGGCGGTGAGTAAATCGCTTCTCTTACTATTGACCAAAATCGAAACGCAAGCAGATTTCAAACTCAGTGTGGGTTTCCTTTCTGTCTATCTGAACCTTTGATTTTAATCTGgatatttcattttattttttttgatgtTTCATTTGTGTCTGTTacagaagagagagatagaaaatGGAAACGATGCCCTGTTTTTATCGTTCAGAAAGAAAGGAGTTTGGTCATGAAGATCATTCGTCTCTAGCAGAGCTTGGAGCTGGGAATTTTGGGTCTGCCAATTTTTACCTTCTCTCCATCCCCTTATTTCTTCTTTTAgattgtgagttgttttgaagaCGTAGTTGAATTTGGTCACCTTTGCTATAGCTAGTTCTGATTCAAaatccgtttttttttttttttctattttttgggTGGCCGGGTTTTAGGTGCTCGCATTATAAAAGAAGATGCAAAATCAGAGCTCCTTGTTGTAACGAGGTTTATGATTGCCGGCATTGCCATGATGAAGCAAAGGTTCAGGTCATTAAAATCctataaaatatatattctttttgtgtGGAAGGATTTTGATATGCATAACCTATTCTATATGTGTTTGAATCTTCAAAACAGGACTCCCTAGATACTGATCCCCTTGATCGACATGTCATTTCTCGTCACGAGGTTAAAAAGGTTGGCATTCTAGTTACATTCTTAGTTGCATTTTATGTTTCAAATTTTAAGGGTGATTACAGATTATTTCCCCCGGCCTTTTTGAGTTTGTAACCTAATGAAACCCAAAAAACAAGAGCAGCAAGCTGATTGTGGTCTCTTTTAAGAGGAAAGCATTGCATTAGCATTGCTCAACTCAGTTTCTGCCTCCTCTTGCGGATTGCTGAATCCGAATCAAAGTAGAAATAGAGGCTATGTGGGTGTGACACACAGATTGTTTGCTAGTTCTTTATCTGTTGAAAAATAATATGCTTGTGCGATAATGATATGCATACGCCTATATATTGAATATGTGGTTTTCTGCATCAGTTCCCTTTTTAATTGTTGTACCTTCTCTTGTTTGACTTTTCAGGTCATCTGCTGTCTGTGTGGCATAGAACAAGATGTGAGTTCAATATCTAATTCCAGAATCTACACACATTTTAGACCGCGCGCTTAGAGTTATTTCTATCTGCGTAACTGTCATGTTTACACTATCAGGTTCAACAACATTGCGTTAGCTGTGGAGTTTGCATGGGAAAGTACTTTTGCGCGATATGCAACTTCTATGATGATGATGTAAGTCTTTAAATAAATAAGTTCAATCCAGGTGCACCTTTATCATTTACCATTCACCGAACTGCTAGTTACAACAAAATTTGTTGCATCTCTTGCAGGTTTCAAAAGATATATACCATTGTGATAAATGTGGAATATGCAGGTAAATGTTTCAAAATCATTTCATGTGTTCATGCATAAGAAGTATTTGAAAACTCTTCGTCCTTTTTATAATGTTAATCTTGTTATATCTGCCAATGAAGAATCGGAGGGGGAGAAAATTTCTTCCATTGTGAGAAATGCGGTAAGAGAGAAATAAGCTAATCCCTTCTTGATAGTTTTCtgcatttcatttttctttgcatTTCCCAGTTCCTGATTAACCATGTGGTATatatcttgtttttgtttaggaTGCTGCTACCCTAAGTCAGTGAAAGATCATCGCTGTATAGAAAGGGCAATGCACCATAACTGTCCTGTTTGTTTTGAGGTAGTCAAAGAGTAGTAGTATTAATTGATTTGAAATTTCAAGTTATTATTTTAAACTATGATTCTCAAAAAACTAAATTCCTACTACAATATGAATTGCAGTTTCTATTTGATTCAAGGAGAGATATTAGCATATTACGCTGTGGACACACAATACATTGTGAATGTCTGAAAGAGATGAGGCTGCATGCACAGTGAGCTCCATACTCTTTTTCGTTTGTACATAATACATATCAGTGTAATATGCACGCGTAAAGTGGAACAATATTACCAAAATTAATGCACGGGAAACCTCCATTTGTAACTAACTATCTTTAAGCCAATCGCTGTGTACTTAAGTATTCCTCCAATTTGTAGGTATTCATGCCCTATCTGCTCCAAGTCCGTCTATGATATGTCCAACTTGTGGAAAAAGCTTGATGAACTGGTACAGACTAGATGATCTCGtatttcttttccaaaatcaTTTGGAGCATAAACCCGAAAACTTGGTTCATATTCTAACTTTGCTTCACTATTACTGTAATGCAGGTTGCCTCAACTCCAATGCCTCATGCGTACAGAACCAAAATGGTAGGTTCCCAGGTCAAACTTTAAAGATAGGTAGTTCCGATTCATGCTTTTGTCTAATTCCACTATTTTTTCCATGCATAAATCAGGTGGGGATCCTCTGCAATGATTGTGGAGCTAAAGGCGAAGTCAGTTTTCACATTGTCGCACACAAATGCCTCAGCTGCAATTCTTACAATACTAAACAGACACAAGGAGGTCATGGTGCTTCATGCTTATCAGATCATGTGGCTGAGATAGTGAGATGAGATCATGTCCAGTGACATCAAATGTGGTTGAGGGTTTCAGATTAACTAGTTgttattttttgtaaatatagCTTTTCAGGTACAGTAGAAAAGTTGTTAAATTGCAGATCTATTAGCTGAATTTTGATTGTTCCATTACCTAAAGTATGTCATTAAtaaattcattctttttcttttttttttggtactttTGGGCTTTAGGCTCTAGATCTTTTACTTTTCTTGATGAAACTTGTTCTTGTAGAACTTCAGTAGCAATTAATTATATTACTAGCCAGCTTCAAGTTTCATTAGAGTGAAAGACATCAACATCAATCACATAAAACTAAGATTTTTGGAATGAGATTTAACTTAGCGTTCTTCAAATTAACTATTTCATTGGGAAGATCGATCGAGTTGCATAAGCTCTCAACTTTAGAGTTGGAGTACTAGTCTTGGTCGCTCCCGGACTTGAAAGTCCGGTCTCCCTGTACATTTACTCATATCTAGTGTGGACAGGCCTAGAATCAAGCTTGCTTAGAAATGAAGCAgtctcttctctcttgtttacaTAATACAATATGCTTTCTTGTATGTCACTCCCAAGTGTTGTGTCAGTCCAGCATGAAAAGTTCAAAACAAAAAGGTTCTAAATCCACTAGTGGTTGTGCATGGGCCCACGCGTCACTTGATTTACTCTATATCGGCGGTTGATATATGTGTTAAATATTCACGACAACTAACTCAACAACATctataattacactaaaatttGATTACGTACGAGGGAGTCGGAAATTACCTCGAAAGTTTCAGATGTCGAAACTTCGGATGATTGTAGGAGGAAGTTCCAACTGAATTGTGTTGTGCGGGTTCCCTGAACTTCTCGGCCTCAATTCTTGCTGCACACTACAAATTGATCATAAGGAAGGTTATAGATCGACAGAGAAAGGATAGGCGGTCATTTTCTGACTGGTGAAGAGGCCAGTGGTGGCCCGACAAAGTAGAACGCGCGGGGCTTGCGGGTTTGGGATCAAAGATTTCTATAATTGTCTAATGGGTTTCTGAAACTGAGGTATcaagtttatttgtttttaaaacctTAGGTATCATTTTAATCACTTATGAAAGTTGAGTATcatgttgatttgtttttagaaatttaggtatcattttgattacttttgaaagttgggaatcattttgtccggtgcaagaaagttttgaccctagtgaTGATAAAAACTCTATTTGAAATGAAAGTGAAAAATTTTAGTCGTTTACTGTTCAAATAACCAGTAAGCAGATAAATTCTAGATACAAGGCATTATATTAGGTAGCTAATTATGGCCTTGAACCTTCCCTTGTAAAATACTATCGTATATACTGGCTAATTAATGAACATGAGAGCATGTCCACCGGTCTGTTCTTGACGGGCCTCCAGCAGGGATTAATGATGTGGTAACCGGCAAGAATCAAAAACATACCTCCACCGGCCCAAGAGTGACCAGCCAAACTTTGACTTTTCCTGACATAGTCCAAAAAAAAGGAGAGGCTCGTGACTATATTCTTGACCCAAGCTTGGCCGGTTGCCAGCTTGGCCCAAAATAATCGTGGCTGATGTCAGGGGCTTCCATGGAGAGAAAGACGCGCGAGTGTTGCCGAGTTTCTTGTCGAGTAGCGGCATAATTGACCGAAGAACGTGATTTTTTCGCGTAGTGCCAATTAAAGGGCCGGATTGAGCGACATGGCAGACGACAGTTGGTGCATTTCGAATTTTGTCGCCAATGGTCAAGTAATCTCAACCgtgagtttcaattaatatggaGATCTGACGGCAACCAATtaatatgtatgtatattaAATCAAACggtaagaaaaaaatttgtgaaaatttctgaaaatttccctataaatacctaccattTTTTTTACATCTGACacccaaaaaattatatttcatagttacaccttcctcctcttcatatagctctcatctTCCAAATTTGTTTATATCCAATATGGCCAAACAAAGGGGAAACACACGTCCAGTGGCCGAACAAGGgggagatcaaagtgaagatgAAAATACAGAATCCGGGAGGAGATGGACgaatgaggaagatgttcaattgtgcgAGTCTTGGAAAACTGTTAGCCAAAATCCggctgtgggcacaaatcagaaaaaacaATTGACCTATGGAGGGGCGTGAAGCGACACTTTGCCACAAATTGGAGTGGAAAGGGCCGatcatcttcctctttgtagggaaggtggaaaattttgaaggttgaactctttgagtggcattgtgcattaagaCAAACTTGTaattggtacaagagcggttTAAATGCAGTTGATGAGGcatgtatttgttgataaatcatttaatttgttgatacattatagttaaatattacttgataaataatgtagtaattataatatcgttatAATTGTAGTAATTTCTTTTCGtcataattaaaataattacttgataaataatgatgtaattataaccgtgtttatatttgtactaatggatttttattgtaaaacggtgagatacTTTGTTATTAAAATTATTACTTAATAATAGATGACCCTTCATAATGGCGTTTATATTAATActaattgaattttttattcctttttaaaTAACATAGCTTGATGAAacacataaattgtggcatgtcaagatgaagagaaaatggaagaccAAAAGATACAATTTCCAGAGTTTTGATTGTTACGCTGTTGTGGAGGGCTTTCAacaatttaaagacatcccTAGCCATACATCCGGAGGAACATTAAATAAAGGAAGTCAACAAACGCACACACAACCAATTGCTGAAAATTctcccatcaacttggacatggatgtagatgaggtaattgccggtgaaactgcagatcctaatgtgaggcctcaaggaaggaaagCTGCGAAAGAAGCAAttcggaaaggaaagaaggcaacGAAGgatcaaagtcctttgtcaACCGCTGTCGAGAGTATAGCGAACAACCAAAAAGAGGCAACCGCTagcaagaaaaaactcgatgagGAATTTGCTTGAAGTCTCCAACAGGAAAATCAACGAGCTTGTATCTGATTACAAATGGATATGCGAAAAGAGGCATTCTGAGTACAAGAGATGGAAGAGCGAATTAAGAAGAGGGAAGAGCGAATTATGGAGATGGATACAAGTTAGATGACGCCAACTAAAAAGCGCtattggtcaagaaaacaaaagaagattaCAGAGAGAGAAGATCTTGGCAAGCAGAcgccaccttctatgggtggatatTATTCGCAActcaattttggtggtgcattcccacaacctccttaccccggtgcattcccacaaccaccttaccccaatggattcccacaacctccctacaccggtggattcccaccacctcccttcaccggtggtttcccaccacctcccttcaccggtggTTTCCCACAACCCCTTTACCCCgatggatactatccgcaaccaccttaccccggtggatatcctacacaaccacaCTTTTCACCTTTCTCTACAGGTGATTCCACCAACCCTCACCCTAATGATGAcccttcaaacacaaattgtattcctagagaggatgaggatcaagatgagaataattaggtaattatgcatgttgtgtaattgtattgtgcttattcctagtttttcatttatgtaagcatAAATTTTATTAAACAAAAGTTGTAAgcataatacaagccaaattaCAATCACACTAACATtaaaaaaaacatagacattagccaaattaaaagcacacaGACATAAAAAACATAGACATTAGCCAATTATTCCTAAAAATCTATACTAAATCTAGATCTCCATGTTGCCTTGAATGTTCCAGAAATGCTCTATCAGATCTTCTTGAAGGTTTGAGTGACTGTTTGCACATCTAATGGCATCATATCGATCCATGAATCTGTTGAAATAATAACCATCTCTACCAACAAGATCAAAGTCATCACCGGTTGGTCCTTCCCAAACCGTAGCCAACCTGGGCCTTATATTGTTATCCTCTCCTTCATCAGACTCCAAATCCTCATCGCTGTCATTTGGTCTTTCATCCTCGattatcatgttgtgtaatataatacaagtCAGCATGATGTATCGAATGTCTTCTCTTTCCCACCCACGAGCCGCTCCTAGAACAATACTAAAGCGCAACTGTAAAATACCGAAACATCTTTCCACATCCTTCCTGTACCCCTCTTGAGCCTGGAAAAACTTCAGATCATTGGGTCGTGTAGGCCTTAGAATTGATTTCACGAAAGTCGCCCCTCTAGAATAGATACCATCAGCGAGATAGTAGCCTAAATTGTGAATTCTGTTATTCACTTGAAATTGGATCTGAGGGACTCGACCAGTAGTGAGCTCGTCAAACAACGGGGACTTAGCAAGCACATTGAGGTCGTTGCATGATCCAGCCATATCCATGTGTCATAAGATGCGACTGCTTCAAGGATGATAGTGGGGATACGTTTTTGATCTGTATTCTCCAGCGCAACCTGTtgggcaattcttccattgccagtGCATGCAGTCGATGCTTCCAATCATCCCAGGAAAACCTCTTCTCTCAGCTTTGGCGAGCAGTCTTCTGAGGCGGCCGGAGTAGGAGCTCAGAAGTATTCTGCCGAGTACAGATTAACGATTCCTCTTGTAAATCGTTTAAGTGCCTCGATGGAGGTAGATTTCGCCATCCGACAATACTCAAAGTATTGATCTGCCCCAGCACCGTAAGTAAGCATTCTTAAGGAACATGTCAGCTTCTGCTCGGGAAGTAGTCCAACTTTCTTAGCAGCATCAGATTTCTGGACAAAGTACCTGTCATAGAGACAAAGGTCACTGGAGATGGGTTGAACACATTGTGACTCATCCTGTAGCGTGTCCGGAATTCCTCATCACGCCCCTAATTTCAATCACAATAAAgggaacaaaatcaatcaaacacAAGGACTCTGGGTGTGATGGTTCGAACATCAAACAAAACAGCTAAGAAAATTTTCCTTTAAACAAGGCAACTAGCTATGTCCCGAACCCACAAATGTGACTAcaaactcgttctttagagtcacatattacattatacaGAGTTTGCGAATTAAATTACGTTAACAACATAATAAGACAAGCaactcagagcttactacacagcggaagtcttaacaacAATAAAgccacaaaatttgcttcctacccgatCAGCTGCTACAAGGTCTCGGCTTCAGCCATGATTTCCCTGACCTACAGGATTAACCTACATCATCgaatagtgcaccaggttgccacacaacaaacccggtaagcttatgaaagcttgtatgagtaaactcaaaaccacaaagcagaaacacattcttaagtcacctcaacctaaacaacgataagcacaTAACTCACAACTACAACGATCTGTTTCATAACCTTCCATAAcatgcttacgtaggtcaactagtgactaaaaccacatgctcagattctcaacctagcatctaattacacaaatttcagtcaaaCAAAACCTTCTCAAGTAATGTTTGGAAATCTTTTGACGCACAACGGCTAGTTACAaagatcacactcatttccttcccaccggaagcctttgtcatcaacatgacattaaaggtgaaaacaatgaatcaccttcctatcctcaccacatagcacaatcgtcaccactatggcccTTAAGATTAATCAAACcaacaatcaataaaatcaagaagaaaacaaagcaatcacaattcaaaacaagagaAACAATCAATAGTAACCCTGTGTATAGTTTAGTTTAGTAGGTCACATTAagacaagcaattcaagtcatagTAATCATCATAACCCCACACTTTGACATCCGTAGGTAGCTCCGACCAACATAGTAGTCCTCTTAAtcgttgttaacttaataagaattcaactccgctacagaatagtcatcacacagatagccatcatcctactgatcatcacacagatttaaccggtcatcacacagatagcaatcatccaattgatcatcacacagatttttcctgtcatcacacatatagcgatcatccaactgatagcaatcatcacacaaatttcgctagtcatcacacagataacaaTCATCCAATTGATCATCATATAGATTTCGCCGGTttattacacagatattcctacacaagctataCACGACAATCATCATAAAGATTCATCATAcggatgtcatcgattcattacacaaatattcctacaccagctaccatatcttaaatctcaatTAAGACGGCCACACTAGACTCATGTTATCTCAACACATGaaattctacaatcacaactctatacacaatttcaccattctcgagcatgaactcatttcaattattgttcacatcacaacgaagccaccaatacatatatattttacgtaaatatatatatatatacacacacacacatagtcatccactcaagaatgtcactaataccaactatagtcatagttaacctaataattccaagacaatatggtaattatgaccataacgaatatcgtgagatttactcacttctgaatcctgctgcgtcttcacacgctAACCAAGACAAACACAAATAGCCACAATCCGCTCAACACAAGCATGTcaagtacctaaacacatacGATCTCGATTCAAtgcacgaatcacaaagtgattaaagtccGAACCCCCTTTTTGAATTAAAACCACAAAAGTGAAGCCAATCGAGGGGAAACCACATCttagaccacccaaagtctccggaatacttctacgatcgatatgtcaaaacctCAAGTCGATCAAacactcgaatcctcacggattgaataATCGAACGGtttgaaaccgtaaaaatcataccATACTCattcgatctccaaaaattacaatctatatattgaaatgctcatatcgacgagtagatcacaATAAGGAGCAAAAACTGCCGCAGAGGTGGTCGGAACCTGCCAAAAAACACCACCAAAGTGGCGGCGCCGCTGCCTGCCCAAAGTCGAAATTTGGCCAAACTTTCTAAACAAaagatcttcatctcaactcaaattacaactttccCAACTACATCAAAGTCAAATTATAAGCCAATTGATCAAAATTTACCTTATAACACAAGGGGCCGATttgaaaccctaaaccctagagtTTCAAATCCTTGATTCGTCCTCCACACGTGAAATTGCTGCAACTCACCTTGGGAGAAACCTTCCCCAGCCTCGGGGCTACAAAACCCCTTAAGAAACACCGGcaatggtggccggaggaggaagaactgaCAATGGCGATTTCAGCTCCACCACGGCTTCTTCTCATCGATGATTCTCCTTCCACAGCTCGAATCTTGGTGAATTTCTTCCACAGACTTGTAGAGGAGATCGAGGCGAAGAAAACCCACTTTGTTTGAcgtcctatggtggccggacggcAGAGAACTCAGCCAATGAAGGGAGAGGGGCGACGCGGcttggggagagagaaagagggacgGGTTTCCAGATTTGGAAATCTGTCCTTCTTTGcaatttttggaaaaaaaatcgtcctttatataaaaatggaaagtttttccgaagcccataacttcttcatacgaactccgatttctgcgttccatatgtccacgaactcgtatcgacgcactctacgactttcgtgaaggaaatttttggagaaacccaacgtataaaaagtcaactttcacACCCCCTAAAACGTGTcattcgaataaaaattcgttcGAAACATTTCTGCCTCATCcacgaaccacgaaatcgtccaacaaccactaattaaattccggaaaatcattagaaaataataatgaatttccggggTACTACATTAGTCGTACACATCTCTTCATAATCTTCATCGCGAGATTGTCAATACTTAGTACACAATCTCTTCATTGAAATGAGGGAATGAAAGGAAATGTGTTAGATTTGGAGATATGAAAAAGAATGAGATTTGCCAATATCAGAGTGTGTGCGAATGAAGTGCTGCCTCTTTCTctatttatttacaatttttacATCAGACGTGATAAGATGATAAGGACACGTGTCCACTCTTGGTTCTACGTAATCTGATCCAAAATCTTATATAAGATTACATCGACAATAACCATTAGATTGAATAGTATGTATATGATCTGGTCCATTCAAAGATGTCAGTGGttgtttcaagcttttcaaaaaaattatcgATGGTTACTTCACTCATTTCGATAACTGTAGGTGACTCATAATTTGTTCAccgaaaatattagaaaaatagTAATCACAATTATGACaataattatccataaatctccattattaccatctatttacatcaaatatatttcaattttataattaaaaaaaatcaataaatagtAACTGACTGATCAAGAAACAGAACGGATGGAAACCTatatccagtggcagtgaacagtttcttgacttttcgaccttaACATTTACCTCTagcgggtggacttgctctgaTGGCTGCAAAATAAAAGGATGGCTGATATTATATAGGACATATAAAGATGGTGAACAGAAATAACCAAAATCTTTACCTACTACTATGGTTTATTTTGATTTAAAATAGACGTACGttgttgttggagatgctctaaaaacagatttttgttgttgttattgtttaTTTGAAAGAGGAGATACTTTTAGTCGAAAAGATAAAAACCAAAATATCTTTCATAAATGGGAAACATAAAGAATCGAAAAACCACATATTACCAGCTGGACC
It encodes:
- the LOC112167702 gene encoding E3 ubiquitin-protein ligase RZFP34 isoform X1; its protein translation is METMPCFYRSERKEFGHEDHSSLAELGAGNFGCSHYKRRCKIRAPCCNEVYDCRHCHDEAKVQDSLDTDPLDRHVISRHEVKKVICCLCGIEQDVQQHCVSCGVCMGKYFCAICNFYDDDVSKDIYHCDKCGICRIGGGENFFHCEKCGCCYPKSVKDHRCIERAMHHNCPVCFEFLFDSRRDISILRCGHTIHCECLKEMRLHAQYSCPICSKSVYDMSNLWKKLDELVASTPMPHAYRTKMVGILCNDCGAKGEVSFHIVAHKCLSCNSYNTKQTQGGHGASCLSDHVAEIVR
- the LOC112163779 gene encoding uncharacterized protein LOC112163779 codes for the protein MDMAGSCNDLNVLAKSPLFDELTTGRVPQIQFQVNNRIHNLGYYLADGIYSRGATFVKSILRPTRPNDLKFFQAQEGYRKDVERCFGILQLRFSIVLGAARGWEREDIRYIMLTCIILHNMIIEDERPNDSDEDLESDEGEDNNIRPRLATVWEGPTGDDFDLVGRDGYYFNRFMDRYDAIRCANSHSNLQEDLIEHFWNIQGNMEI
- the LOC112167702 gene encoding E3 ubiquitin-protein ligase RZFP34 isoform X2 → METMPCFYRSERKEFGHEDHSSLAELGAGNFGCSHYKRRCKIRAPCCNEVYDCRHCHDEAKDSLDTDPLDRHVISRHEVKKVICCLCGIEQDVQQHCVSCGVCMGKYFCAICNFYDDDVSKDIYHCDKCGICRIGGGENFFHCEKCGCCYPKSVKDHRCIERAMHHNCPVCFEFLFDSRRDISILRCGHTIHCECLKEMRLHAQYSCPICSKSVYDMSNLWKKLDELVASTPMPHAYRTKMVGILCNDCGAKGEVSFHIVAHKCLSCNSYNTKQTQGGHGASCLSDHVAEIVR